The following are encoded together in the Capsulimonas corticalis genome:
- a CDS encoding aliphatic sulfonate ABC transporter substrate-binding protein, which produces MKTKTALSSLTVAVLALAGCRHPADTQTHAGSDVVLRIGYQRQSGLNLLRLRGDLEKKLAPKGVTVQWLPFPAGPQLMEGLGTGSIDLGSAGDTPPIFAQAAGSPFVYAANQPPGPLRGGGFLLPKGSPIRTTSDLRDKRVALQLGSGSTYWLVQVLNHAGLQYRDIHAVNLAPPDAQIAFSTGNIDAWVTWEPYVTISERENGARLLPDNSQTETSGGFYLASRTFAVAHPDLIKETLEETKAISDWSHAHPHEAAAILAPNLGLEIGEEEQIIRRGSTTGYRAIDENVIALQQKEADSFTKIGLIPKKIDVRQNTLTPQQYALLTPTDASKTVQASAKIAQ; this is translated from the coding sequence GTGAAGACAAAGACTGCTCTTTCCTCTCTGACAGTCGCCGTTCTGGCGCTCGCCGGATGCCGCCATCCGGCGGACACGCAGACGCACGCCGGAAGCGATGTCGTCCTTCGGATCGGCTATCAGCGGCAGAGCGGCTTGAACTTGCTTCGGCTGCGCGGCGATCTGGAGAAGAAGCTGGCGCCAAAGGGCGTCACGGTGCAGTGGCTGCCGTTCCCAGCGGGGCCGCAGTTGATGGAGGGGCTGGGTACGGGCAGCATCGACCTGGGATCGGCAGGCGACACGCCCCCGATCTTCGCCCAGGCCGCCGGCAGTCCGTTCGTCTACGCCGCGAACCAGCCGCCCGGCCCGCTGCGCGGAGGCGGATTTCTGCTGCCGAAGGGATCGCCGATTCGCACGACCAGCGACCTGCGCGACAAGCGCGTCGCGCTGCAGCTAGGATCCGGGTCGACCTACTGGCTGGTGCAGGTGCTGAACCACGCCGGACTTCAATACCGCGATATTCACGCGGTGAACCTCGCGCCGCCGGACGCCCAGATCGCGTTCAGCACCGGCAACATCGACGCCTGGGTCACCTGGGAGCCATATGTCACGATCTCCGAACGCGAGAACGGCGCACGCCTGCTGCCGGACAACTCACAGACGGAAACCAGCGGAGGCTTCTATCTTGCCTCGCGGACATTCGCGGTCGCCCATCCCGATCTGATCAAAGAGACTCTGGAGGAGACCAAGGCAATCAGCGATTGGTCGCACGCGCACCCTCATGAAGCCGCGGCGATTCTCGCCCCTAATCTGGGACTGGAGATCGGTGAGGAAGAGCAGATCATTCGGCGAGGCAGCACGACGGGATATCGCGCGATTGACGAGAATGTGATCGCGCTTCAGCAAAAAGAAGCGGATAGCTTTACGAAAATCGGCCTGATCCCCAAAAAGATCGATGTCCGGCAGAATACGCTGACGCCGCAGCAGTATGCGCTTCTGACTCCCACGGACGCCTCCAAGACGGTTCAGGCGTCCGCAAAGATCGCGCAGTAA
- a CDS encoding cation diffusion facilitator family transporter: protein MAGHTHGATSGRLLWISLALTITFVAVELFYGLRAHSLALVSDAGHNASDALALGLAAYAVWVARRPAGPGNTFGYHRVAILTAWFNAAALVVIAIVILIEAWSVFLHPQPHLQSGLMMGVAAVALVMNTVIAYWLQGDSHHSMNARAAYIHMAGDALSSLGVLIAGAIVHYTGWTLADPIVSVMIALFILYSSWEIIIDATNVLLEGTPKGMDVPALVAAIRSIPCVQDVHDLHVWTVGDGINFLSCHIVLPDEFTVIQSSTVVSAVNHKLHDSFGIGHATIQAEIGDCSGCNMDPEELFCFLESHSHGCGHDH, encoded by the coding sequence ATGGCAGGACACACACACGGAGCGACGAGCGGTCGGCTTCTTTGGATCTCGCTGGCGCTGACGATTACCTTCGTCGCCGTGGAGCTTTTTTATGGCTTGCGCGCGCACTCGCTCGCGCTGGTGTCCGACGCCGGGCATAACGCGTCGGACGCGCTTGCGCTCGGCCTCGCCGCCTACGCCGTGTGGGTCGCCCGCCGCCCCGCCGGCCCCGGCAATACGTTCGGGTACCATCGGGTGGCGATTCTCACCGCCTGGTTCAACGCCGCCGCGCTGGTCGTGATCGCCATCGTGATCTTGATCGAGGCGTGGAGCGTCTTTCTGCACCCGCAGCCGCATCTCCAATCCGGCCTGATGATGGGCGTCGCCGCCGTCGCCCTCGTGATGAACACCGTCATCGCCTACTGGCTGCAAGGCGACAGCCACCACAGCATGAACGCGCGCGCCGCCTATATCCATATGGCCGGCGATGCCCTTTCCTCGCTTGGCGTTCTGATCGCCGGCGCGATTGTCCACTACACCGGCTGGACGCTCGCCGACCCGATCGTCTCCGTCATGATCGCCCTGTTCATCCTATACTCGTCGTGGGAGATCATCATCGACGCCACGAACGTACTGCTGGAAGGGACCCCGAAAGGGATGGACGTTCCGGCGCTGGTGGCCGCGATCCGCAGCATCCCCTGCGTTCAGGACGTCCACGACCTGCATGTCTGGACCGTCGGCGACGGCATCAACTTCCTGAGCTGCCACATCGTGCTCCCGGATGAGTTCACCGTCATCCAGAGCTCCACCGTCGTCTCGGCCGTCAACCACAAACTCCACGACAGCTTTGGCATCGGCCACGCCACGATCCAGGCGGAGATCGGCGACTGCAGCGGCTGCAACATGGACCCGGAAGAGCTATTCTGCTTCCTGGAATCCCATTCGCACGGCTGCGGACACGATCACTGA
- a CDS encoding beta-L-arabinofuranosidase domain-containing protein — translation MVGAGIAVGTAPFLPSGSAPARAAGVGAAPTLPTKTPATGPTPPLPAKNGWQGPMGVERIARLAPLGYQSSPQAASDDAIQWVQVDLGGPCALDHVKLFPMIDFGLSSQDFPVRFRVEAAGDAHFAAPVVLADCTGEDYPAPGDAVSIFPAGDVQARYVRITVTRLRDRQFQLSKLEVWSGGKDAAEGRPVSDSIHGDLGPIPLTRAPRGQGEGVVTDNPGNVIPSRQWRPVSYQAQTPTGGVRLGDGVFQTAMRNNIDYLLASASVDELVRPFRERAGKPVPAGLKPPIDFWDTDLPGSNAGRFLMGAGNTLRWTEHPELRARMDAIVDGIAECQRADGYLMAYPEETIFYSERGAYTRSWVTHGLIEAGFAGNPKAFPMLRRFYDWFDTCPALPELLRRAGQGVQGMIANTRTYFTPIGKPEDLQVIQRFFQENYWMDQLAKRDPKAIWQYPYDHPHNYLITSLEPYLDQYRATGAKKYWDAARGGWDLYHDNWEHVGGSIAICEFEPYPPHSYYLHKHTGELCGSVFWARYNQRFHLLSPGEEKYVAEIEKSIYNVGLANQAGGKGIRYLIHLAGHKDAATSHNTCCEGQGTRLLGSLPEYLYSTAPDGLYVNLFHASSIEWAQGGKTLHLTMETEFPFQSEVKLSVATRRPIQSAIRVRVPAWASKAMPIHVNGKRAVTGKPGSYVTLNRVWKSGDVVTFSLPMDFHLTRYVGMDPGFGQERFALEYGPILMALVGPTGGNKGERLNRDPDDLVKSLSPIPDQPLRFAVAGHAEHQYAPYWQVQEEEFTCYPVVGTSDPMTTEPDEPGNLALARLGAKASSDSEYANEPGGTARIIDDHFAPAGDLSHRWHSSLDTPHPHWIEVTLPRPVSLGCVVIRFADSDGRPVDFDGVARVNGKDKTIFQERGYADPLRYRAAFAPVITDTFRLVIRASANPAYANAAQISRIELYPPSR, via the coding sequence GTGGTCGGCGCGGGGATCGCCGTGGGAACGGCGCCGTTCCTGCCCAGCGGATCCGCCCCGGCCAGGGCGGCGGGCGTGGGGGCCGCGCCGACGCTTCCGACAAAGACGCCCGCCACAGGACCTACCCCGCCGCTTCCGGCGAAGAACGGATGGCAGGGGCCGATGGGAGTCGAGCGAATCGCCCGGCTCGCGCCGCTCGGCTATCAGTCGTCGCCCCAGGCGGCGTCGGACGACGCCATCCAGTGGGTTCAGGTGGACCTGGGCGGCCCCTGCGCCCTCGATCACGTCAAACTCTTCCCGATGATCGATTTCGGCCTCAGCAGCCAGGATTTCCCGGTTCGATTCCGCGTGGAAGCCGCTGGCGACGCGCACTTTGCGGCCCCCGTCGTGCTCGCCGACTGCACCGGGGAGGATTATCCGGCGCCGGGCGACGCCGTCAGTATCTTTCCCGCCGGCGACGTCCAGGCTCGTTATGTGCGGATCACCGTCACGCGGCTGCGTGACCGGCAGTTTCAGCTTTCCAAACTGGAGGTCTGGTCCGGCGGGAAAGACGCCGCCGAGGGCCGCCCGGTTTCGGACTCGATCCACGGCGACCTTGGCCCCATTCCCCTGACCCGCGCCCCGCGCGGACAGGGGGAAGGCGTCGTCACGGACAACCCCGGCAACGTCATCCCGTCCCGCCAGTGGCGGCCCGTTTCCTATCAGGCCCAGACGCCGACCGGCGGGGTGCGACTGGGAGACGGCGTCTTTCAAACGGCGATGCGTAATAACATCGACTATCTGCTGGCGTCTGCTTCCGTAGACGAACTCGTGCGGCCCTTCCGGGAGCGCGCCGGCAAGCCGGTTCCGGCGGGACTGAAGCCGCCCATCGACTTCTGGGACACGGACCTGCCCGGCTCCAACGCCGGACGCTTTCTGATGGGCGCCGGCAACACTCTGCGCTGGACGGAGCATCCCGAGCTGCGCGCCCGGATGGACGCGATTGTGGACGGCATTGCGGAGTGCCAGCGCGCCGACGGCTATCTGATGGCCTATCCCGAGGAAACCATTTTTTACAGCGAACGCGGCGCCTATACCCGCTCCTGGGTGACGCACGGCCTGATTGAAGCCGGTTTCGCCGGAAATCCCAAAGCCTTTCCAATGCTGCGCCGTTTTTACGACTGGTTTGATACGTGTCCCGCGCTGCCGGAACTGCTTCGGCGCGCCGGTCAGGGCGTCCAGGGGATGATCGCGAACACGCGGACATACTTTACGCCCATCGGCAAGCCCGAGGATCTTCAAGTTATCCAGCGCTTCTTCCAGGAAAACTACTGGATGGATCAGCTCGCGAAGCGCGACCCGAAGGCGATCTGGCAATATCCCTATGACCACCCGCACAACTATCTGATCACGTCGCTGGAGCCGTATCTCGACCAGTACCGGGCGACAGGCGCCAAAAAGTATTGGGACGCCGCGCGAGGCGGCTGGGATCTGTACCACGACAACTGGGAGCATGTGGGCGGGTCGATCGCGATCTGCGAGTTTGAGCCGTACCCACCGCATTCCTATTACCTGCACAAGCACACCGGCGAGCTGTGCGGCAGCGTGTTCTGGGCGCGCTATAACCAGCGATTCCATCTGCTCTCGCCCGGCGAGGAAAAGTACGTCGCGGAGATCGAGAAGTCGATTTACAATGTCGGCCTGGCGAATCAAGCCGGCGGCAAAGGGATCCGCTACCTGATCCATTTGGCGGGACACAAAGACGCCGCGACGTCGCACAACACCTGCTGCGAGGGTCAGGGAACGCGCCTGCTTGGCTCCCTGCCCGAGTATCTCTATTCGACGGCTCCGGATGGCCTGTACGTCAACCTGTTCCACGCGTCTTCGATCGAATGGGCGCAGGGCGGTAAGACTCTGCATTTGACCATGGAGACCGAATTCCCGTTCCAATCGGAAGTGAAACTTTCCGTGGCGACACGGCGTCCCATCCAATCGGCCATCCGCGTGCGTGTTCCCGCATGGGCGAGCAAGGCCATGCCGATCCATGTCAACGGCAAACGCGCGGTCACGGGGAAACCGGGAAGTTATGTCACTCTGAACCGTGTCTGGAAATCCGGCGACGTGGTTACTTTTTCGCTGCCGATGGATTTTCATCTCACGCGTTATGTCGGGATGGATCCGGGCTTCGGCCAGGAACGGTTTGCCCTGGAATACGGGCCGATTCTCATGGCCCTGGTCGGTCCGACGGGCGGAAACAAAGGCGAGCGTCTGAATCGGGATCCCGACGACCTGGTCAAGAGCTTGTCCCCGATCCCTGACCAGCCGCTCCGCTTCGCCGTGGCCGGTCACGCGGAGCATCAGTATGCGCCCTACTGGCAAGTTCAGGAGGAAGAGTTCACCTGCTACCCCGTCGTGGGAACATCGGATCCGATGACGACAGAGCCGGACGAACCCGGCAATCTCGCCCTCGCGCGTCTGGGCGCAAAAGCGTCCTCTGACAGCGAGTACGCCAACGAACCGGGCGGTACGGCGCGGATCATCGACGATCACTTCGCCCCGGCGGGCGATCTCTCCCATCGCTGGCACTCATCCCTGGACACGCCGCACCCGCACTGGATCGAGGTCACTCTGCCGCGCCCCGTCTCCCTCGGATGCGTGGTGATCCGCTTCGCCGATTCCGATGGGCGCCCCGTCGATTTTGATGGCGTCGCGCGCGTCAACGGCAAAGACAAAACAATCTTTCAGGAGCGCGGCTACGCCGACCCGCTCCGCTACCGCGCGGCCTTTGCGCCCGTCATCACGGATACCTTTCGATTGGTGATCCGCGCCTCCGCGAACCCGGCCTATGCCAACGCCGCGCAAATCAGTCGCATCGAGCTCTATCCGCCGTCTCGTTAG
- a CDS encoding tetratricopeptide repeat protein: MAKKARLPINPTPATQRPAWIGFAVTGLIAAVCGAAIATSIRPHAAPPKPAPVAAAPPAQTPPQTTPSPDPATNTMPTPDLILDLPPAQVALNLGNWSYDRKNWNAAIVYYNEAVKRGFGNNSDVLTDLGNAYRFSNQPQKALGEYFLAQQKNPAHETSLFNQGGVYADDLGDTAKAIDVWKRYLQRYPTGQRREEAKHLIEITEAHPGINTSNAPAPSAQ, from the coding sequence ATGGCAAAAAAAGCACGTCTTCCCATTAACCCCACGCCCGCCACGCAGCGTCCCGCCTGGATCGGGTTCGCCGTCACGGGACTGATCGCCGCCGTCTGCGGCGCCGCAATTGCGACGTCGATCCGGCCGCACGCCGCGCCGCCGAAGCCCGCGCCCGTCGCGGCCGCCCCGCCCGCGCAGACGCCGCCGCAGACCACTCCCTCGCCGGACCCCGCGACGAACACGATGCCGACGCCGGATTTGATCCTCGATCTGCCGCCCGCGCAGGTCGCGCTGAACCTGGGGAACTGGTCGTACGACCGAAAGAACTGGAATGCGGCGATCGTCTATTACAATGAGGCGGTCAAGCGCGGCTTCGGGAACAACTCGGATGTGCTGACGGACCTTGGGAACGCCTATCGGTTCTCCAATCAGCCGCAGAAGGCGCTCGGGGAATACTTCCTCGCCCAGCAAAAGAATCCGGCGCACGAGACCAGCCTGTTCAACCAGGGCGGCGTCTACGCCGACGATCTGGGCGACACGGCCAAGGCGATCGACGTCTGGAAGCGATACCTTCAGCGGTATCCGACAGGACAGCGCCGGGAAGAAGCCAAGCATTTGATCGAGATCACCGAAGCGCATCCCGGCATCAATACGAGTAATGCGCCGGCGCCTTCGGCCCAATAA
- the dxs gene encoding 1-deoxy-D-xylulose-5-phosphate synthase, whose protein sequence is MESGTNLLSQINSPADLKPLNVEQLRSLAEEIRVYLTECVSKTGGHLAPSLGVVELTLALHKVYDLPKDKLIWDVGHQAYVHKILTGRRDQLPTIRQHGGLSGFLRIDESPYDLYGAGHASTSISAAMGFAKARDFRGGKESVLALIGDGALTGGLALEGMNNAADDGTNITVILNDNEMSIAENVGALATYLSKLRMEPMYQFAESTAKGVIKGLPLGSGLITKAARAAKHTATHFATPAHTGLLFEEMGFHYIGPIDGHNVEALIDVFNHVKKMKGAVLVHVLTVKGKGIPYAEADSRTYHGLSKFSPDDGKMESKTVGVSYTSAFADTLCDLSETDDKIIGITAAMPDGTGLNKFAKLHPERYFDVGIAEQHAVTFAAGLAAENFKPVVAIYSTFLQRAYDQIVHDVALQHLPVRFFLDRGGLVGDDGGTHHGVLDLAYLRCVPNMVIAAPKDTDELRAMTRFALAYSAGPIAVRYPRGGARQLTHEDSPEIILGKAEILQDGDDIALIGLGAGVEIALDAAALLADCGVRATVVNARFCKPLDAETILDVARRCGRVITIEDGVTPGGFGSGVLELLADNGVMVPVARIGLPDEFIEHGPVPLLREIVGLTAPAVAAKAREMVGTRRESGYAAV, encoded by the coding sequence ATGGAGAGCGGAACGAATTTGCTCAGCCAGATCAATAGCCCCGCCGATCTCAAGCCGCTCAATGTGGAGCAGCTGCGGTCGCTGGCGGAGGAAATTCGCGTCTATCTGACGGAATGCGTGTCCAAGACGGGCGGGCACCTCGCCCCTTCTCTGGGCGTCGTCGAGCTGACCCTGGCGCTGCACAAAGTCTACGATCTTCCCAAGGACAAATTGATCTGGGACGTGGGTCATCAGGCCTACGTGCATAAGATCCTGACCGGACGGCGCGATCAGCTTCCGACCATTCGCCAGCATGGCGGTCTCTCGGGCTTCCTGCGCATCGACGAATCCCCCTACGATCTTTACGGCGCCGGGCACGCCTCGACGTCGATTTCGGCGGCGATGGGCTTCGCCAAGGCTCGCGATTTTCGCGGCGGCAAAGAGTCCGTGCTGGCGCTGATCGGCGACGGCGCGCTGACCGGCGGCCTCGCGCTGGAAGGCATGAACAACGCGGCGGACGACGGCACGAACATCACGGTCATCCTGAATGATAACGAGATGTCCATCGCCGAAAATGTCGGCGCGCTCGCCACCTATCTTTCCAAGTTGCGCATGGAGCCGATGTATCAGTTCGCGGAAAGCACCGCCAAGGGCGTCATCAAGGGCCTGCCGCTCGGCAGCGGCCTGATCACCAAAGCGGCCCGCGCGGCCAAGCACACCGCGACCCACTTCGCGACGCCCGCCCACACGGGTCTGCTGTTCGAGGAGATGGGCTTCCACTATATCGGACCGATCGACGGGCACAATGTCGAGGCGCTGATCGACGTCTTTAACCACGTCAAGAAGATGAAGGGCGCCGTGCTCGTCCACGTGCTGACGGTCAAGGGCAAGGGCATTCCCTACGCCGAGGCCGACTCGCGCACTTATCACGGTCTGTCCAAGTTCAGCCCTGATGACGGCAAAATGGAATCGAAGACGGTGGGCGTCAGCTACACCAGCGCCTTCGCGGATACGCTGTGCGATCTCTCGGAGACGGACGATAAGATCATCGGCATTACCGCCGCCATGCCGGACGGCACCGGCCTGAACAAGTTCGCGAAGCTGCATCCGGAGCGCTACTTCGATGTCGGCATCGCCGAGCAGCACGCCGTCACCTTCGCGGCCGGCCTCGCCGCCGAGAACTTCAAACCGGTCGTCGCGATCTACTCGACATTTTTGCAGCGCGCCTACGATCAGATCGTCCACGATGTCGCGCTCCAGCACCTTCCCGTCCGGTTCTTCCTGGACCGGGGCGGCCTGGTCGGCGACGACGGCGGCACGCATCACGGCGTTCTGGATCTCGCCTATCTGCGCTGCGTCCCGAACATGGTGATCGCCGCGCCGAAGGACACCGACGAGCTGCGCGCCATGACCCGCTTCGCCCTCGCCTATTCCGCCGGCCCGATCGCCGTGCGCTATCCGCGCGGCGGCGCGCGCCAGTTGACGCATGAAGACTCGCCCGAGATCATCCTTGGCAAGGCGGAGATCCTACAGGACGGCGACGACATTGCGCTGATCGGCCTGGGCGCCGGCGTGGAGATCGCGCTCGACGCCGCCGCGCTGCTCGCGGATTGCGGCGTCCGCGCCACCGTCGTCAACGCCCGCTTCTGCAAGCCGCTCGACGCCGAGACCATCCTCGATGTCGCCCGCCGCTGCGGCCGCGTCATCACCATCGAAGACGGCGTCACGCCCGGCGGCTTCGGCTCCGGCGTTCTGGAGCTTCTCGCCGATAACGGCGTGATGGTCCCCGTCGCCCGCATCGGCCTGCCCGACGAGTTCATCGAACACGGCCCCGTCCCGCTGCTGCGCGAAATCGTCGGCCTGACGGCCCCCGCCGTCGCCGCCAAAGCGCGCGAGATGGTGGGAACGCGGCGCGAGAGTGGGTACGCGGCGGTGTGA
- a CDS encoding RecB family exonuclease: MQVSYNKLKTFGECPLKYRLTYVERLPRPPIAWLGFQRRVHLALARYHDIAKRDGTVRIDELLSAYEKVWELDKYPDLRDGTEYQDGEEILRMYCDNEQRKRRVPAYLEKKVRCNFGPYVLTGKVDRIDFGEDDKYSVVDYKLDRKLPPANPAAVDRQLSFYQLLVREGLGLTVDDVRLYYLRHGVEKAAPRTREHLHETVAWVDDTAAAIQKERRWAPCEGDACKTCPFFKQCPAKTGHARESREVWAQAVLPW, from the coding sequence ATGCAAGTCTCGTATAACAAGCTCAAAACGTTTGGTGAGTGTCCCCTCAAATATCGCTTGACTTATGTCGAGCGCCTTCCACGCCCGCCGATCGCCTGGCTCGGTTTCCAGCGCCGAGTCCATCTGGCGCTCGCCCGTTACCATGACATCGCGAAGCGCGACGGCACGGTTCGGATCGACGAACTGCTCAGCGCCTACGAGAAAGTCTGGGAATTAGACAAGTATCCCGACCTGCGCGATGGGACGGAATATCAGGACGGCGAAGAGATTCTGCGCATGTACTGCGACAACGAGCAGCGCAAGCGCCGCGTCCCCGCCTATTTGGAAAAGAAGGTTCGATGTAACTTCGGGCCTTACGTTCTGACCGGCAAGGTCGATCGGATCGATTTCGGCGAGGATGACAAATACTCCGTCGTCGACTACAAGCTCGACCGCAAGCTGCCGCCCGCCAATCCCGCCGCCGTCGACCGCCAGCTCTCCTTCTACCAGCTCCTCGTGCGCGAGGGCCTGGGACTGACCGTGGACGACGTGCGTCTCTACTACCTGCGCCACGGCGTCGAGAAAGCCGCGCCCCGCACGCGCGAGCACCTTCACGAAACCGTCGCCTGGGTGGACGATACCGCCGCCGCGATCCAAAAAGAACGCCGCTGGGCGCCCTGCGAGGGCGACGCCTGCAAAACCTGCCCCTTCTTCAAACAATGCCCCGCCAAAACCGGCCACGCCCGCGAATCCCGCGAAGTCTGGGCGCAAGCCGTGCTGCCCTGGTGA
- a CDS encoding MATE family efflux transporter, whose product MIIEEQDERDAAFAPENRSAEPPASPEVPLAVIERESHGSLHRAVWMLAWPSVVTMLLQTLNSFLDRFFVGSLGPDTLAAVGSGGMLMFMLFSVGMSISIGATALVARFTGAGERDEASMAANQSLWIAGVASIACIALMWPLRSVLVTLLGVDAHAHQLCIQYITIALIGVPALFLMLILGGVFRGLGDTLTPLYVMIGINVIHLGGDYLLIFGHNGFPRLGLAGGAIALVSSQVIGALLYLLALRKSVLPGVLSRARRPHWDWAQRILRIGVPAALQNLSRVVSMLAFTGVLARTGDGTAAVAALTIGLTSESIAFMPGFAFSTAAGTLTGQNLGAKNPDRAERAAWVALQQGLAIMIVMGAVFYAFALQFAHIFTHDPAVVRLTVAYLRISALSEPFLAFGMILTGALNGAGDTKAPAWASIITMWAIRLPLAYCAAHLWGFGAVGAWWAMASSTIAGGIAAYTLFKWGRWKKVRV is encoded by the coding sequence TTGATTATTGAAGAACAGGACGAGCGCGACGCCGCGTTTGCTCCAGAGAACAGGAGCGCTGAGCCGCCGGCGAGTCCGGAAGTTCCACTGGCGGTGATTGAGCGGGAGTCGCATGGCAGTCTGCACCGTGCGGTGTGGATGCTGGCGTGGCCGTCAGTCGTGACGATGCTGCTTCAGACGCTGAACTCGTTTTTGGATCGGTTCTTCGTCGGCAGTCTGGGACCGGATACGCTGGCGGCGGTCGGTTCGGGCGGCATGCTGATGTTTATGCTGTTCTCGGTCGGCATGTCCATCTCGATTGGAGCGACCGCGCTGGTGGCGCGCTTTACCGGGGCCGGGGAACGCGATGAGGCGTCGATGGCCGCGAACCAGAGCCTCTGGATCGCCGGCGTCGCCTCCATCGCCTGCATCGCGCTGATGTGGCCGCTGCGCTCGGTTCTCGTGACGCTGCTGGGTGTGGACGCCCACGCGCACCAGCTTTGTATTCAATACATTACCATCGCGCTGATCGGCGTTCCCGCGCTGTTCCTCATGCTCATTCTGGGCGGCGTGTTCCGGGGGTTGGGAGACACGCTGACGCCGCTTTACGTGATGATCGGCATCAACGTGATCCATCTGGGCGGGGATTATCTGCTGATCTTCGGCCACAACGGCTTCCCTCGCCTGGGACTGGCCGGCGGCGCGATTGCCCTGGTGTCGTCGCAGGTGATCGGCGCGCTGCTGTATCTGCTGGCGCTGCGAAAATCCGTGCTGCCGGGCGTGCTGAGCCGGGCGCGGCGGCCGCACTGGGACTGGGCGCAGCGCATTCTGCGCATCGGCGTCCCCGCTGCTCTGCAAAACCTTTCGCGGGTCGTCTCGATGCTCGCCTTTACCGGTGTTCTGGCGCGCACGGGAGACGGCACGGCGGCGGTAGCGGCGCTGACGATCGGGCTGACGTCGGAAAGCATCGCCTTTATGCCCGGTTTCGCATTTTCCACGGCGGCGGGAACGCTGACGGGACAGAACCTGGGCGCCAAGAACCCGGACCGCGCGGAGCGCGCCGCCTGGGTGGCCTTGCAGCAAGGGCTGGCGATTATGATCGTGATGGGCGCGGTGTTCTACGCCTTCGCGCTGCAGTTCGCGCATATCTTCACGCACGATCCCGCCGTCGTCCGTCTCACCGTGGCCTACCTGCGCATCTCGGCGCTGTCCGAACCGTTTCTCGCCTTCGGCATGATCCTGACGGGAGCGCTCAACGGGGCGGGGGACACCAAGGCGCCCGCCTGGGCGAGCATCATCACCATGTGGGCCATCCGCCTGCCCCTCGCCTACTGCGCCGCGCACTTGTGGGGCTTCGGCGCCGTCGGCGCTTGGTGGGCGATGGCAAGCTCCACCATCGCCGGAGGAATCGCCGCCTACACCCTGTTCAAATGGGGACGGTGGAAAAAGGTTCGCGTGTAG
- the ruvC gene encoding crossover junction endodeoxyribonuclease RuvC, which yields MRIIGIDPGTAITGYGVVEKRGDRILFLDCGAITTPSTMEAPDRLKLIYEEFNKLVDQYQPQHAATERLFFNNNVTTGIPVGRALGVILLAISQRGLTWTEYTPTQVKSAVVGNGRADKKQVQFMVTRLLTLAETPKPDDAADALAIAICHSHSVKVATMIKRGVRG from the coding sequence ATGAGAATTATCGGTATCGACCCAGGGACGGCGATTACGGGATACGGCGTCGTGGAAAAGCGCGGCGACCGCATTCTTTTTTTGGACTGCGGCGCGATCACCACGCCGTCCACCATGGAGGCGCCCGACCGCCTCAAATTGATTTACGAAGAGTTCAACAAGCTGGTCGACCAGTATCAGCCCCAGCACGCCGCGACCGAGCGCTTGTTCTTCAACAACAACGTCACCACGGGAATCCCCGTCGGCCGCGCCCTCGGCGTGATCCTGCTGGCGATCTCGCAGCGCGGCCTCACCTGGACCGAGTACACCCCGACACAGGTCAAGAGCGCCGTGGTCGGCAACGGCCGCGCGGACAAGAAGCAGGTCCAGTTCATGGTCACCCGCCTGCTCACCCTCGCCGAAACCCCCAAACCCGACGACGCCGCCGACGCCCTCGCGATCGCCATCTGCCACTCCCATTCCGTCAAAGTCGCCACCATGATCAAGCGCGGCGTGCGGGGGTGA
- a CDS encoding nucleic acid-binding protein, whose translation MDYELRREFLRTGNTSAVQRLDAFHAAETDRYRPLSTPDIRLAAQLWASARNKGNVTAPPEALDADVLIAAQSLRLQPEQFGLSSVIIATENVNHLSVLAVSAHWSSISV comes from the coding sequence GTGGACTATGAACTGCGCCGCGAATTCCTTCGCACTGGCAATACAAGCGCAGTCCAGCGTCTGGACGCATTTCACGCCGCCGAGACCGACCGATATCGTCCTCTTTCCACCCCGGACATACGTCTCGCCGCGCAGCTCTGGGCGTCAGCGCGAAACAAAGGCAATGTCACTGCTCCGCCGGAAGCACTGGACGCGGATGTCTTAATCGCCGCGCAATCTCTGCGTCTTCAGCCAGAACAGTTTGGACTGTCGAGCGTTATCATCGCCACGGAGAACGTCAATCACCTCTCCGTCTTGGCGGTATCCGCCCACTGGAGCAGCATCAGTGTGTAA